From the Chitinophaga lutea genome, one window contains:
- a CDS encoding TonB-dependent receptor has translation MRGYAQNSNRINGQVVDSAQNAIQHAHVLLVADKDTLSTTTNEKGHFTFTTIKSTSFSLKISAAGHEAFKGNYTFDRKNVLALGTIQLKPDVHMLREVVIKAKPVPVRVVQDTIEYNAAAYQVLEGDNVADLLKQLPGLEVDGDYNVTTMGREMVKLRVNGKDFFTSNVKDFIDKLPAAIVSKIQVIDDFGDLANFTGIKTGEPIKMLNIVTKPDMNHAAFGGIVVNGGTNDMFGGSGNVNLWKDTRQSSGGFHYNTSDNGAGTAQSMSVNASHGQEINKNMRYNVHYNHQRNGNAYTSEQRIETLNPLGTFYNKTVSDGENQNNNHSLNTGINYKNKKVFVEGNVNVSYTDGENNNTSSNNQWGVIKQDIDNINGSTVKSPSINARLIFSKILKDKKSNLSTEFGITNSSNHADQYISTHMRYYDKTTELLVKDSLLNRNLITDNNSQRFHFRVNYSLGLKKPKDTLARQSLNLTYGLSAGKSTSSVQTYVIDQQSSKPAFVDSLSTDYTSVLINQGLGLSYGYSGRRMRYNMGINANPSMLSNYHVHLGQKIRNSTFNYSPSINLNRTIAEGKTISFDYNGSNINPTINQLQPIRNTENLQDIVIGNPNLKPSFSHNITSNYNFANPKTGVSLQAGLHFNTTRNEIVKNMVLIPDTLNSYRQETRFENTNGNYGISSHYMLNIPVKKNKYAIFYSGKIGTSNKVVFINNNKRHSKGIDVSQQLRGMLISKKMTTDAKLGYNYNGNNNVLNQNPLVDVLQQVNGTAFFRTHNYLADLSSMLRVNKFTFDAKMNYSLTMNRGDGVTGQFNNVQRLVLSFSARGTIKKTYLLGINAAKTFNTGYAMANTNPFIVNANFSKKFLKDQSLSFNVSANDLLNQRNNLTRYISGSSIVDRRSNQAGRVLTIGLSYNISKFGGQHLYVEPD, from the coding sequence TTGCGCGGATACGCACAAAACAGTAACCGCATTAACGGCCAGGTGGTCGATAGCGCCCAAAATGCCATTCAACACGCCCATGTGTTGCTGGTGGCCGATAAAGACACCCTGAGCACCACCACCAATGAAAAAGGGCACTTCACTTTCACAACAATAAAATCCACATCATTTTCATTAAAAATCAGCGCTGCCGGGCATGAAGCCTTTAAAGGCAATTATACCTTCGACCGGAAAAATGTACTGGCGCTCGGGACCATACAACTGAAACCCGACGTACACATGCTCAGGGAAGTGGTCATAAAGGCCAAACCTGTTCCCGTACGGGTTGTGCAGGATACGATCGAGTACAATGCCGCAGCCTACCAGGTGCTGGAGGGCGATAATGTGGCAGACCTGCTGAAACAGCTGCCAGGCCTTGAAGTGGATGGCGACTACAACGTTACAACAATGGGCAGGGAGATGGTCAAACTACGTGTAAACGGGAAAGACTTCTTTACCAGTAATGTCAAGGATTTTATCGACAAGCTGCCTGCCGCCATTGTATCAAAGATCCAGGTTATCGATGATTTTGGCGACCTGGCCAATTTTACAGGAATAAAGACGGGCGAGCCCATTAAAATGCTGAACATTGTAACCAAGCCGGACATGAACCATGCCGCCTTTGGAGGCATAGTGGTAAACGGCGGAACCAACGATATGTTTGGAGGCAGCGGAAACGTCAACCTATGGAAAGACACCAGGCAAAGCAGCGGCGGCTTTCACTACAATACTTCAGACAACGGGGCCGGAACAGCACAATCAATGAGCGTCAATGCATCGCATGGCCAGGAGATAAATAAAAACATGCGCTACAACGTTCACTATAATCATCAACGTAACGGAAACGCCTACACCAGCGAACAGCGCATTGAAACCCTGAACCCATTGGGCACTTTCTATAATAAGACCGTTAGCGATGGTGAAAACCAGAACAACAACCATAGCCTCAATACCGGTATCAACTACAAGAACAAAAAAGTTTTTGTCGAAGGCAATGTAAATGTTTCTTACACTGATGGCGAAAACAACAACACTTCGTCGAACAACCAATGGGGAGTGATCAAACAGGACATTGACAATATCAACGGTTCTACTGTAAAATCGCCTTCGATCAATGCCCGGCTGATTTTTTCGAAGATATTAAAAGACAAGAAAAGTAACCTTTCGACGGAATTCGGCATCACCAATTCTTCCAACCATGCCGATCAATATATCAGCACCCACATGCGGTATTATGATAAAACAACGGAGCTTTTGGTGAAGGATTCCCTGCTAAACAGGAACCTCATTACCGATAATAACAGCCAGCGGTTCCATTTCAGGGTCAACTACAGCCTGGGCCTGAAAAAACCTAAGGATACCCTGGCCAGGCAAAGTTTAAACTTAACCTATGGCCTGTCTGCCGGCAAAAGCACCAGCTCGGTACAGACGTATGTCATCGATCAGCAGAGCAGCAAACCCGCTTTTGTCGACTCCTTAAGTACAGACTACACCTCTGTGCTCATTAACCAGGGCCTCGGCTTAAGTTATGGGTATTCCGGCAGGCGGATGCGCTACAATATGGGCATTAACGCCAATCCATCCATGTTGAGCAACTACCACGTTCATCTGGGCCAAAAAATCAGGAACAGCACCTTCAACTATTCGCCCAGCATTAACCTGAACAGGACCATCGCGGAAGGCAAAACCATTTCGTTCGACTACAATGGCAGCAATATCAATCCGACAATCAACCAGCTGCAACCCATTCGAAACACCGAGAACTTACAAGACATCGTGATCGGGAACCCCAACCTGAAACCGTCGTTTTCCCACAATATCACATCGAACTACAACTTTGCGAATCCCAAAACAGGCGTATCGCTGCAAGCCGGGTTACATTTCAATACTACCCGGAACGAAATCGTCAAAAACATGGTATTGATACCGGATACTTTAAACAGCTACAGGCAGGAAACCCGATTCGAAAACACCAATGGAAACTATGGAATCAGCAGCCACTACATGTTAAATATACCCGTCAAAAAAAACAAATATGCCATTTTCTATTCTGGTAAAATCGGGACTTCAAACAAGGTAGTTTTCATCAATAATAACAAGCGGCATAGTAAAGGCATCGATGTATCCCAGCAATTGAGGGGAATGCTTATATCTAAAAAAATGACGACCGACGCAAAGTTAGGTTACAACTACAACGGCAACAATAATGTGCTGAACCAGAATCCGCTCGTTGATGTACTGCAACAGGTAAACGGCACGGCTTTTTTCCGCACGCATAATTACCTGGCCGACCTGAGCAGTATGCTCAGGGTAAACAAATTCACCTTCGACGCCAAAATGAACTACAGCCTCACCATGAACAGGGGCGACGGAGTTACCGGTCAATTCAACAACGTTCAAAGACTTGTTTTGTCTTTCTCTGCCAGGGGAACGATCAAAAAGACCTACCTGCTGGGTATCAATGCAGCAAAAACCTTCAATACCGGTTATGCGATGGCCAATACCAACCCCTTCATCGTTAATGCCAATTTCAGCAAAAAGTTCCTGAAAGATCAGTCGCTAAGCTTTAATGTCAGCGCCAACGATCTGTTAAACCAGCGAAACAACCTGACCCGGTACATTTCAGGCAGTTCGATTGTAGACAGGCGTAGCAACCAGGCGGGAAGGGTGTTGACCATCGGGTTAAGCTATAACATCTCGAAATTCGGCGGCCAGCACCTCTATGTTGAGCCGGATTAA
- a CDS encoding AAA family ATPase has translation MKRISLQTLTLRNFKGVLELAVNFSDTTKIMGANETGKSTILAAFYWLLTGKDEFDRKDFEIKNTHRKELNSQSHEVEAVFLVGDRKVKLKRAYLEDWQKPKGQSQKVFKGHHTDYYINDVPCSATEYQSKVDEMIPGSLIKLVTNPMFFNSMKWDDQRRGLIGIAGEISEADIFTQITTPENNFSHLKEVVASGRYKNLDEYKKELAAKRLLLKKAAEEYAPRIDEAKRNRPEPLNWKVIEKQIAYTRGKIAEIDEQIADASKAQLEKQKGITELRNQVFGKDVNLSEIRNRIRTGLVEKQSDGAGEMASLEKHIKAIGEDINRAVEDIKRREQAIENCQKEVERLDQLIEANRANWSAINAEKFQFDEASCTCPTCKQQLPEGQVEKTKADLLKNFNDDVATRKANEVRKSEQSKAERARQMDAVIALQSSIAELQATIDADNARLPYLQQKLEHLQKENKAKSIPDIDAAVEVLLSKNGDALNLQDEIIELRTQIEIATAALGQPMTFEVEKIEKVRLTKELEALQKDLAIRETIEKADARIAQLEQEESANAQEIASIEQQQFEVEAYTRAKMDILEQRVNRMFRYVSFRLFETQVNGGIAETCVCEYKGVPYPTLNTAAKMLAGLDVLETFSKHYQILAPVFCDNRESVSFIPECSSQLISLFVSPADTTLRVEAA, from the coding sequence ATGAAAAGAATTTCTTTACAAACACTCACGCTCCGAAATTTTAAAGGAGTGCTGGAACTGGCAGTCAACTTTTCGGACACTACTAAAATCATGGGCGCCAACGAAACCGGGAAGTCTACAATACTCGCAGCCTTCTACTGGCTGCTCACCGGTAAAGACGAGTTCGACCGCAAGGACTTTGAGATCAAAAACACCCACCGAAAAGAACTCAATTCTCAATCACATGAAGTAGAGGCAGTGTTTCTGGTCGGTGACCGGAAGGTAAAACTGAAACGGGCTTACCTGGAGGACTGGCAGAAACCCAAAGGCCAATCTCAAAAGGTTTTCAAGGGCCACCACACAGACTATTACATAAACGACGTGCCTTGCTCGGCGACTGAGTATCAATCGAAGGTGGATGAAATGATTCCGGGCTCCCTTATCAAGCTGGTAACCAATCCCATGTTCTTCAACTCCATGAAATGGGACGACCAGCGCCGCGGGCTGATCGGGATAGCCGGCGAAATATCCGAGGCTGACATTTTCACTCAAATCACTACCCCGGAAAATAACTTTTCTCACCTCAAAGAAGTAGTCGCCAGCGGAAGGTATAAGAACCTGGATGAGTACAAGAAGGAGCTCGCGGCTAAACGCTTGCTGCTGAAAAAGGCTGCTGAAGAATATGCACCGCGCATAGACGAGGCAAAACGTAACAGGCCGGAACCACTTAACTGGAAGGTTATCGAAAAGCAGATCGCCTATACACGCGGTAAGATCGCAGAAATTGACGAGCAGATTGCCGATGCTTCAAAGGCCCAGCTGGAAAAACAGAAAGGCATTACCGAATTGCGTAACCAGGTCTTTGGAAAAGATGTAAACCTCTCCGAAATCCGCAATCGAATCAGAACAGGGCTCGTCGAAAAGCAGTCTGATGGCGCCGGCGAGATGGCTTCGCTGGAGAAGCACATAAAAGCTATTGGCGAGGACATCAACCGGGCAGTAGAAGATATCAAACGCCGCGAGCAGGCTATCGAGAATTGCCAGAAGGAGGTGGAGCGCCTTGATCAGCTGATTGAGGCCAACAGGGCGAACTGGTCAGCGATTAATGCCGAAAAGTTCCAATTCGACGAAGCCTCTTGTACGTGCCCAACCTGTAAGCAGCAGCTGCCGGAGGGACAGGTAGAAAAAACGAAAGCCGACCTGCTGAAAAATTTTAATGATGATGTAGCCACCCGCAAAGCCAACGAGGTGAGGAAGTCCGAGCAGAGCAAGGCTGAAAGGGCCCGTCAGATGGATGCTGTTATTGCCCTTCAGAGCTCAATTGCAGAACTCCAGGCAACCATCGATGCCGATAATGCCCGGCTTCCTTACCTGCAGCAGAAGCTGGAACATCTTCAGAAGGAGAATAAAGCCAAGTCTATCCCTGACATTGACGCAGCAGTTGAAGTCCTGCTGAGTAAAAATGGTGATGCCTTGAACCTGCAGGACGAGATTATAGAGCTCAGAACGCAGATTGAGATTGCCACCGCAGCGTTGGGTCAGCCAATGACTTTCGAGGTTGAAAAGATTGAAAAAGTTAGACTTACGAAAGAGCTTGAAGCGCTTCAGAAGGATTTAGCCATCCGGGAAACCATCGAAAAGGCCGATGCCCGCATTGCCCAGCTTGAGCAGGAGGAAAGCGCGAATGCGCAAGAGATCGCCAGCATTGAGCAGCAGCAGTTTGAGGTTGAGGCCTACACAAGGGCCAAAATGGATATTCTGGAACAGAGAGTGAACAGGATGTTCCGTTACGTGTCATTCCGGTTGTTTGAAACCCAGGTGAACGGAGGCATTGCAGAAACCTGCGTTTGTGAGTACAAAGGCGTACCATACCCTACGTTGAACACCGCCGCCAAGATGCTGGCCGGGCTGGATGTACTCGAAACCTTCTCAAAGCACTACCAGATACTCGCCCCCGTATTCTGCGATAATCGGGAATCGGTGAGCTTCATCCCTGAGTGCAGTTCTCAGTTGATCAGCCTTTTTGTTTCACCCGCCGACACCACACTCCGGGTGGAAGCAGCCTAA
- a CDS encoding recombinase RecT translates to MSNVNAPAAPVKSKIEVLKDIMNAPSVQEQFQNALRENSGVFVASVIDLFNSDTYLQNCEPKQVVMECLKAATLKLPINKNLGFAYVVPYKSNGKQIPQFQIGYKGYIQLAMRTGQYRIINADKVYEGEYRTKNKLTGEFDLSGTATSETVVGYFAHIEMLNGFAKTLYMTKEKVAAHAKKYSKSFGKETSPWHTEFDAMALKTVLRNLLSHYGYLSVEMMGAMNADIESDQVGSEVSQTINDKANKQEMTFDDAEVVDDDEKEQNPI, encoded by the coding sequence ATGTCAAATGTTAATGCTCCGGCAGCGCCGGTAAAATCAAAGATTGAAGTCCTGAAGGATATCATGAATGCGCCCAGCGTTCAGGAGCAATTCCAGAATGCCTTGCGGGAGAACAGCGGTGTGTTCGTTGCATCAGTGATTGACCTGTTCAATTCGGATACATATCTGCAAAACTGCGAACCAAAGCAGGTTGTTATGGAATGCCTGAAAGCAGCAACGCTGAAGCTTCCCATAAATAAAAATCTTGGCTTTGCATACGTTGTTCCTTATAAATCGAACGGGAAACAGATTCCCCAATTCCAAATCGGGTACAAGGGATATATCCAATTGGCTATGCGAACCGGACAGTATCGGATCATAAATGCCGACAAGGTATATGAAGGCGAATATCGAACGAAGAACAAACTGACCGGTGAATTCGACCTCAGTGGTACAGCAACAAGCGAGACGGTAGTAGGCTATTTTGCTCATATCGAAATGCTGAATGGTTTTGCCAAAACCCTCTATATGACGAAAGAAAAGGTTGCGGCGCATGCAAAGAAATACAGCAAATCCTTCGGTAAGGAAACATCTCCCTGGCATACTGAATTCGATGCTATGGCGCTTAAAACAGTGCTCCGCAACCTGCTATCTCACTATGGGTACCTGTCGGTTGAGATGATGGGGGCTATGAATGCAGATATCGAGTCCGACCAGGTAGGGTCTGAAGTGAGCCAGACCATCAACGATAAGGCAAACAAACAGGAAATGACATTCGATGACGCCGAAGTTGTAGATGATGACGAAAAAGAACAAAATCCCATCTGA
- a CDS encoding MBL fold metallo-hydrolase: MQLHVIGSNSSGNAYILQGEKDTLLIECGVHFRKIKEALGFNVRGVNCIVSHSHGDHAKSLKDVMNAGIPVYAGLETFKAAGVDKHHRAVPVRPGVSYQIGGFKVKPFSVNHDVPCFGFLIQHAECGLALFLTDTYFCDYTFPGLNNIIVECNHALDIIDSNGTPGFLRDRIIQSHMNLETCKGLLAANDLTSVNNIVLIHLSDSNSDERRFQREVQELTGKDIHIATAGLSIPFNKTAI, encoded by the coding sequence ATGCAGCTACACGTCATAGGAAGCAATAGTTCTGGAAATGCCTACATTCTTCAGGGAGAAAAGGACACCCTACTCATTGAGTGCGGTGTCCACTTCCGGAAGATCAAGGAAGCCTTGGGATTTAATGTGCGGGGAGTAAACTGTATTGTTTCGCACTCCCACGGTGACCACGCCAAATCCCTCAAGGATGTGATGAATGCAGGCATACCGGTATACGCTGGCCTAGAAACCTTCAAAGCTGCTGGTGTAGATAAGCACCATAGGGCTGTTCCAGTTCGGCCTGGCGTGTCGTACCAGATAGGTGGATTCAAGGTAAAACCATTCTCAGTAAACCACGATGTGCCATGCTTCGGTTTCCTAATTCAGCATGCAGAGTGTGGGCTGGCATTGTTCCTGACTGACACATACTTCTGTGATTATACGTTTCCCGGCCTTAATAACATCATTGTTGAGTGCAACCATGCTCTGGATATCATCGACTCGAACGGTACGCCGGGATTCCTCCGTGATCGTATTATTCAGTCACACATGAACCTGGAAACCTGCAAGGGCCTGCTGGCTGCCAATGACCTGACCAGCGTCAATAATATTGTCCTGATTCACCTCAGCGACAGCAACAGCGATGAACGGAGGTTCCAAAGGGAGGTACAGGAGCTCACAGGAAAAGATATACACATAGCTACTGCCGGCCTTTCAATTCCATTCAACAAAACAGCGATATGA
- a CDS encoding DEAD/DEAH box helicase gives MQIIDKGTHYEIPRPSRTVLNDLIKHHFPANVRVFDAARKVYVIQSTEGPKVTAFAQRRGFSVVKNVAPAIDYTKVEVPPAVESYGLDFGKLLKRDLFPFQTDGVSFWLKYAGTLCGDDMGLGKTTQAIAATIARQKLYGDAFPALIVCPASLKLNWQAEIKVNTGFDSIILTDTVKRTWPNFWRVMNVPFFIVNYESLKSFFVQKMPPAGQLLVKNIVFTEHSKLFNTIIFDEAHKLKDMSTQQAKFGVGLSFGPKYRGLLTGTPVVNNPKDLVPLLAIMGVLNSVFGGVKAFQDRYCPGGRGAQNLAELSYMLKKHGFYQRFKKEVAKDLPDKTRQVVTIPITNKEEYARAENSLVSYLYEMGKSSEEVQRSMNGEAMVRIGVLKKLSAQGKLKAAVEWIGTVLESGQKMVFFAHHKEIVLAIKREFPGSVTITGDDPVELRQANKNRFQEDPGCQLIICTYAAGGVGHTLTAASHWGCIEMGWNPKDQDQAEDRCHRIGQKNAVNCGYLIGEGTIDEDIYNLIDEKRKMINQIQGGGQDVEVSILKDLIKLLTK, from the coding sequence ATGCAGATTATAGACAAAGGTACTCATTACGAAATACCACGCCCCTCTCGCACGGTGCTGAACGACCTGATCAAGCACCATTTCCCGGCGAACGTACGCGTTTTCGATGCGGCTCGGAAAGTGTATGTCATCCAAAGTACTGAAGGCCCAAAAGTGACGGCTTTTGCGCAAAGGCGAGGCTTCAGCGTCGTGAAAAATGTTGCCCCGGCCATCGATTATACGAAGGTGGAAGTACCCCCAGCGGTTGAAAGCTATGGGCTGGACTTCGGGAAGTTGCTTAAACGTGACCTTTTCCCCTTTCAAACCGATGGTGTCTCTTTCTGGCTGAAGTACGCAGGAACACTCTGTGGGGATGACATGGGGCTGGGTAAAACAACACAGGCCATCGCCGCCACTATTGCCCGCCAGAAGTTGTACGGCGATGCTTTCCCGGCCCTGATCGTTTGTCCGGCGTCACTGAAGCTCAACTGGCAGGCAGAAATCAAGGTGAATACAGGGTTTGATTCAATAATTCTCACTGACACAGTAAAACGCACTTGGCCGAATTTCTGGCGGGTAATGAATGTCCCCTTCTTCATCGTGAACTACGAAAGCCTGAAATCCTTTTTTGTTCAGAAGATGCCGCCTGCTGGCCAATTACTGGTAAAGAACATCGTCTTTACTGAGCACTCGAAGCTGTTCAATACCATCATTTTCGATGAAGCGCACAAGTTGAAAGATATGAGTACCCAGCAGGCAAAATTCGGCGTAGGTCTGTCCTTTGGGCCCAAGTATCGCGGTTTGCTCACAGGCACACCGGTTGTAAACAATCCGAAAGACTTGGTACCGCTGCTGGCGATCATGGGGGTATTGAACAGCGTATTCGGCGGTGTGAAGGCATTCCAGGACCGATACTGCCCTGGTGGCAGGGGCGCCCAGAACCTGGCGGAACTCAGCTACATGCTGAAGAAACACGGTTTCTACCAGCGGTTCAAAAAAGAGGTTGCAAAAGACCTTCCTGATAAAACCAGGCAGGTGGTTACAATACCGATTACCAACAAAGAAGAGTATGCCCGCGCTGAAAACAGCCTTGTATCCTACCTATATGAGATGGGTAAGAGTTCCGAAGAAGTACAGCGCTCGATGAACGGAGAAGCCATGGTTCGCATCGGCGTGCTGAAGAAGTTATCCGCACAGGGAAAACTGAAGGCAGCCGTAGAGTGGATTGGTACCGTTCTCGAGTCTGGTCAGAAAATGGTCTTCTTCGCCCATCACAAGGAAATCGTACTGGCTATTAAACGGGAATTCCCTGGCTCCGTAACAATCACTGGCGATGACCCGGTGGAGCTGCGGCAAGCGAATAAAAACCGCTTCCAGGAAGATCCTGGATGTCAGCTGATCATTTGCACATACGCTGCTGGGGGCGTCGGGCATACGCTTACCGCCGCTTCCCACTGGGGGTGCATAGAAATGGGCTGGAATCCGAAGGACCAGGACCAAGCAGAGGACCGCTGCCACCGTATCGGTCAGAAAAATGCCGTTAACTGTGGCTACCTGATCGGTGAGGGCACCATTGATGAGGACATCTACAACCTGATTGACGAGAAACGTAAGATGATCAACCAGATACAAGGAGGTGGCCAGGACGTCGAGGTGTCGATTCTTAAAGACCTGATTAAACTGTTGACAAAATGA
- a CDS encoding Lin1244/Lin1753 domain-containing protein codes for MAMKKDAYYFPHFSNARSDRKVKRLIKDLSFEGYGIYFMLLEVLRDQSDFRYPIADLDLLADEFGTSDEVMHKIVHQYELFEIDEEGMFHSPKLIEYLQPYLDKSERARKAADKRWNLSKSNANALPEQSKSNAGQNASKVKKSKVKESKESKVKEDLDASHPLTDTAAADPAITKFREWVGKEAPLVNKMEEPFTEEQILKLQEAYSAKIVAEVLSAMHNKKDLLKKYRSAYLTANNWCKRRREQPNIAGNQLFTDSTQDEINERIAKIHEQAARTRHTPVD; via the coding sequence ATGGCGATGAAGAAAGACGCATATTATTTCCCACACTTTTCCAATGCCCGAAGCGACCGAAAAGTAAAAAGACTGATTAAAGACCTGTCATTTGAGGGGTACGGGATTTACTTCATGCTGCTGGAAGTATTGCGCGACCAGTCCGATTTCCGGTATCCGATTGCTGACCTGGACCTGTTGGCGGACGAGTTCGGCACCTCGGATGAGGTAATGCACAAAATAGTGCATCAGTATGAGCTGTTCGAAATCGACGAAGAAGGTATGTTCCACTCGCCAAAGCTGATAGAATACCTCCAGCCGTACTTGGATAAATCGGAGCGCGCGCGAAAGGCGGCGGACAAACGATGGAATTTATCCAAAAGCAATGCAAATGCATTGCCGGAGCAAAGCAAATCGAATGCCGGTCAGAATGCAAGTAAAGTAAAGAAAAGTAAAGTAAAAGAGAGTAAAGAAAGCAAAGTAAAGGAAGATTTGGATGCTTCGCATCCGCTGACGGATACGGCTGCCGCCGATCCTGCAATCACAAAGTTTCGTGAATGGGTAGGCAAAGAGGCACCACTGGTAAACAAAATGGAAGAGCCATTCACCGAAGAGCAAATCCTAAAGCTGCAAGAGGCTTACAGTGCTAAGATCGTGGCTGAAGTGCTATCCGCGATGCACAACAAGAAGGATTTGCTGAAAAAGTACCGGTCGGCCTACCTCACCGCCAATAACTGGTGCAAGCGACGACGGGAGCAGCCAAACATAGCAGGGAATCAACTTTTTACAGACTCAACGCAAGATGAAATCAATGAACGAATCGCGAAAATACATGAACAGGCAGCGCGCACGCGACACACGCCAGTCGATTGA
- the dnaB gene encoding replicative DNA helicase, translating into MNRQRARDTRQSIDIATMVYGKVPPQSKGLEEMVLGACMLEPVFTMVSGILTGEAFYLEAHQHVYGAMVQLAEKALPIDIMTVTERLRQNGNLELVGGPYALVQLTNTVVSSANVEAHARIILQKHLQRELIRAAGEILNEAYEDTTDVFDLLESAEMKVMRLSSRLQTTGYKHISTLATQAMKQIDVIRNRKTKLTGVPTGFSHLDEHTNGWQPGDLIILAGRPGKGKTQFALNLLMHAAQSEEKPTPAAYFSLEMSGEQLTPRILSASSQVPLAAITRGTISDKGIDNITRLSLPGLYTAPIFIDDSPGLNIQQLKAKARLLYQREGVRFIIVDYLQLMSGSSTNKGNREQEISAISRQLKVLALELKIPILALSQLSRDVEKRKGKPQLSDLRESGAIEQDADMVLFVYRPEEDEVKNDARLRNTGQVLIRKYRNGQLGDIDFRVYNEIQSWMTIDDGYDYEASLTGMKRVNIDPIPTHTHISLEDKPEDLPF; encoded by the coding sequence ATGAACAGGCAGCGCGCACGCGACACACGCCAGTCGATTGATATCGCCACGATGGTTTACGGGAAGGTGCCGCCGCAGAGCAAAGGCCTTGAGGAAATGGTGCTGGGCGCCTGTATGCTGGAGCCCGTTTTCACGATGGTTTCAGGAATTCTAACCGGCGAGGCGTTTTACCTCGAAGCGCATCAACATGTCTACGGCGCCATGGTTCAGCTGGCAGAAAAGGCATTGCCCATCGATATCATGACCGTAACGGAGCGGTTGAGGCAAAACGGGAACCTGGAGCTGGTCGGCGGCCCCTATGCACTCGTACAGCTCACGAACACCGTAGTATCATCCGCGAACGTCGAAGCGCATGCTCGTATCATCCTGCAGAAACACCTGCAGCGGGAATTAATCCGAGCCGCCGGTGAGATATTGAACGAAGCCTACGAGGATACCACGGACGTCTTCGACTTGCTGGAATCGGCAGAAATGAAGGTAATGCGGTTAAGTTCCCGCCTGCAGACAACCGGCTACAAGCACATTTCGACCCTGGCCACGCAGGCGATGAAGCAAATCGACGTGATCCGGAACCGGAAAACAAAACTCACGGGGGTACCGACCGGTTTCAGCCACCTTGATGAACACACCAACGGCTGGCAGCCCGGCGACCTGATAATACTGGCCGGCCGGCCAGGTAAGGGCAAAACACAGTTTGCGCTAAACCTGCTCATGCATGCAGCGCAATCTGAGGAAAAACCCACTCCTGCCGCCTACTTTTCGCTGGAAATGAGTGGAGAGCAGCTGACGCCGCGTATACTTTCCGCCAGCTCCCAGGTGCCGCTGGCCGCTATTACTCGCGGCACGATCAGCGACAAAGGCATTGACAACATCACCCGGCTATCATTACCGGGACTGTACACAGCCCCCATCTTCATTGATGACAGCCCAGGGCTGAACATACAGCAGCTAAAGGCAAAAGCACGACTACTTTATCAACGTGAAGGGGTACGGTTCATCATTGTAGACTACCTGCAGCTGATGAGCGGAAGCAGCACCAACAAAGGAAACCGGGAACAGGAGATCAGTGCTATTTCTAGGCAACTGAAAGTACTGGCCCTGGAGTTGAAAATACCGATTCTGGCCCTGTCGCAGCTGAGCCGCGACGTAGAGAAAAGGAAAGGAAAGCCACAGTTGAGCGACTTACGTGAATCCGGCGCCATCGAGCAGGATGCCGATATGGTACTATTCGTCTACCGGCCGGAAGAAGACGAAGTTAAGAACGACGCCCGACTGCGGAACACCGGCCAGGTACTTATCCGGAAGTATCGAAACGGCCAGCTGGGGGATATTGATTTCCGAGTGTACAATGAAATTCAAAGCTGGATGACCATCGATGACGGATATGATTATGAGGCTTCACTTACCGGCATGAAGCGAGTAAATATCGACCCAATTCCGACGCATACTCACATCAGCCTGGAAGATAAACCCGAGGACCTCCCGTTTTAA
- a CDS encoding helix-turn-helix domain-containing protein, with product MTIKQRFASNLLFLREKSEMTQQHVAKKIGIALSRYQHWERGRVLPQKSEYLLQLSDLFGVKVDDLLRQPLIEEQPA from the coding sequence ATGACCATCAAACAACGATTCGCATCAAACCTGCTCTTCCTTCGGGAGAAATCAGAAATGACACAGCAGCACGTTGCCAAGAAGATAGGCATCGCATTGTCAAGGTACCAGCACTGGGAACGCGGCCGCGTGTTGCCGCAGAAATCGGAATATCTCCTGCAGCTATCAGACCTGTTCGGAGTAAAGGTAGATGACCTGCTGCGCCAACCACTCATAGAAGAACAACCAGCATGA